The following are encoded together in the Peromyscus leucopus breed LL Stock chromosome 1, UCI_PerLeu_2.1, whole genome shotgun sequence genome:
- the Fbxo17 gene encoding F-box only protein 17 isoform X3 — protein sequence MGARPSRRQVPEAPRVTLATLPPELLVQVLSHVPPRALVTRCRPVCRAWRDVVDGSSVWLLQLARDRSAEGRALYALAQRCPADDDHQDEFPFCALARFCLRAPLGRNLIFNSCGEQGFRGWEVEHGGNGWAVEKNLTVVSGAPSQTCFVTSFEWCFKRQLVDLLMEGVWQELLDSAQIEICIADWWGARENCGCVYRLRVRLLDEYENEVVKFSASPNPVLQWTESSCRQPPEDDPSWIPVPASAAHNLL from the exons ATGGGAGCCCGACCCTCGCGACGGCAGGTGCCCGAAGCTCCGCGCGTGACTCTGGCCACGCTGCCCCCGGAGCTGCTGGTGCAGGTGCTGAGCCACGTGCCTCCCCGCGCGTTAGTGACGCGCTGCCGGCCCGTGTGCCGAGCCTGGCGCGACGTGGTGGATGGCTCGAGCGTGTGGCTGCTGCAGCTGGCCCGCGACCGCAGTGCGGAGGGCAGAGCCCTCTACGCCTTGGCCCAGCGCTGCCCCGCCGACGATGACCATCAGGACGAGTTCCCGTTCTGCGCTCTGGCCCGTTTCTGCCTGCGCGCACCGCTGGGTCGCAACCTCATCTTCAACTCCTGCGGAGAGC AGGGCTTCAGAGGCTGGGAAGTGGAGCACGGAGGGAACGGCTGGGCCGTGGAAAAGAATTTGACAGTGGTGTCAGGCGCTCCTTCCCAGACCTGCTTTGTGACTTCTTTTGA ATGGTGCTTCAAGAGGCAGCTGGTGGACCTGTTGATGGAGGGAGTATGGCAGGAGCTACTGGACAGTGCCCAGATTGAGATCTGCATAGCTGACTG GTGGGGCGCCCGTGAGAACTGCGGCTGTGTCTACAGGCTGCGGGTCCGCCTGCTGGATGAATATGAAAATGAAGTGGTCAAGTTCTCGGCCTCACCCAACCCAGTACTTCAGTGGACTGAGAGCAGCTGCCGACAA cctccagaggaCGACCCCAGTTGGATCCCAGTACCGGCATCAGCagctcacaatctcctgtaa
- the Fbxo17 gene encoding F-box only protein 17 isoform X2, with translation MGARPSRRQVPEAPRVTLATLPPELLVQVLSHVPPRALVTRCRPVCRAWRDVVDGSSVWLLQLARDRSAEGRALYALAQRCPADDDHQDEFPFCALARFCLRAPLGRNLIFNSCGEQGFRGWEVEHGGNGWAVEKNLTVVSGAPSQTCFVTSFEWCFKRQLVDLLMEGVWQELLDSAQIEICIADWLRVRLLDEYENEVVKFSASPNPVLQWTESSCRQVSHVFTDFGKGIRYVSFEQYGRDTRSWVGHYGALVTHSSVRLRIRLS, from the exons ATGGGAGCCCGACCCTCGCGACGGCAGGTGCCCGAAGCTCCGCGCGTGACTCTGGCCACGCTGCCCCCGGAGCTGCTGGTGCAGGTGCTGAGCCACGTGCCTCCCCGCGCGTTAGTGACGCGCTGCCGGCCCGTGTGCCGAGCCTGGCGCGACGTGGTGGATGGCTCGAGCGTGTGGCTGCTGCAGCTGGCCCGCGACCGCAGTGCGGAGGGCAGAGCCCTCTACGCCTTGGCCCAGCGCTGCCCCGCCGACGATGACCATCAGGACGAGTTCCCGTTCTGCGCTCTGGCCCGTTTCTGCCTGCGCGCACCGCTGGGTCGCAACCTCATCTTCAACTCCTGCGGAGAGC AGGGCTTCAGAGGCTGGGAAGTGGAGCACGGAGGGAACGGCTGGGCCGTGGAAAAGAATTTGACAGTGGTGTCAGGCGCTCCTTCCCAGACCTGCTTTGTGACTTCTTTTGA ATGGTGCTTCAAGAGGCAGCTGGTGGACCTGTTGATGGAGGGAGTATGGCAGGAGCTACTGGACAGTGCCCAGATTGAGATCTGCATAGCTGACTG GCTGCGGGTCCGCCTGCTGGATGAATATGAAAATGAAGTGGTCAAGTTCTCGGCCTCACCCAACCCAGTACTTCAGTGGACTGAGAGCAGCTGCCGACAA GTCTCGCATGTCTTCACTGACTTTGGCAAAGGCATCCGATATGTGTCTTTTGAGCAGTATGGGAGAGACACGCGTTCCTGGGTGGGACACTACGGTGCCCTTGTGACCCACTCCAGTGTGCGCCTCAGGATCCGTCTGTCCTAG
- the Mrps12 gene encoding 28S ribosomal protein S12, mitochondrial — MSWPGLLRGLTASLRRGLALGPQLWATRSMATLNQMHRLGRPKEAPKRLGPTEGRPQLKGVVLRTFIRKPKKPNSANRKCCRVRLSTGKEAVCFIPGEGHTLQEHHVVLVEGGRTQDLPGVKLKVVRGKYDCGHVQKKK; from the exons ATGTCCTGGCCTGGCCTTCTCCGTGGCCTCACCGCGTCCCTCCGTCGTG GTCTGGCCCTAGGTCCCCAACTCTGGGCCACACGTTCTATGGCCACCCTGAACCAGATGCACCGCTTAGGCCGCCCGAAGGAAGCCCCCAAGCGTCTGGGTCCCACAGAGGGCCGGCCACAGCTGAAGGGTGTGGTGTTACGCACATTCATCAGAAAGCCGAAGAAGCCCAACTCTGCCAACCGCAAGTGCTGCCGAGTACGCCTCAGCACGGGCAAAGAGGCCGTCTGCTTCATCCCTGGGGAGGGCCACACCCTGCAGGAGCACCATGTGGTCCTGGTGGAGGGCGGTCGCACCCAAGACCTGCCTGGGGTCAAACTCAAAGTTGTGAGGGGCAAGTATGACTGTGGCCACGTGCAAAAGAAGAAGTGA
- the Fbxo17 gene encoding F-box only protein 17 isoform X1: MGARPSRRQVPEAPRVTLATLPPELLVQVLSHVPPRALVTRCRPVCRAWRDVVDGSSVWLLQLARDRSAEGRALYALAQRCPADDDHQDEFPFCALARFCLRAPLGRNLIFNSCGEQGFRGWEVEHGGNGWAVEKNLTVVSGAPSQTCFVTSFEWCFKRQLVDLLMEGVWQELLDSAQIEICIADWWGARENCGCVYRLRVRLLDEYENEVVKFSASPNPVLQWTESSCRQVSHVFTDFGKGIRYVSFEQYGRDTRSWVGHYGALVTHSSVRLRIRLS, from the exons ATGGGAGCCCGACCCTCGCGACGGCAGGTGCCCGAAGCTCCGCGCGTGACTCTGGCCACGCTGCCCCCGGAGCTGCTGGTGCAGGTGCTGAGCCACGTGCCTCCCCGCGCGTTAGTGACGCGCTGCCGGCCCGTGTGCCGAGCCTGGCGCGACGTGGTGGATGGCTCGAGCGTGTGGCTGCTGCAGCTGGCCCGCGACCGCAGTGCGGAGGGCAGAGCCCTCTACGCCTTGGCCCAGCGCTGCCCCGCCGACGATGACCATCAGGACGAGTTCCCGTTCTGCGCTCTGGCCCGTTTCTGCCTGCGCGCACCGCTGGGTCGCAACCTCATCTTCAACTCCTGCGGAGAGC AGGGCTTCAGAGGCTGGGAAGTGGAGCACGGAGGGAACGGCTGGGCCGTGGAAAAGAATTTGACAGTGGTGTCAGGCGCTCCTTCCCAGACCTGCTTTGTGACTTCTTTTGA ATGGTGCTTCAAGAGGCAGCTGGTGGACCTGTTGATGGAGGGAGTATGGCAGGAGCTACTGGACAGTGCCCAGATTGAGATCTGCATAGCTGACTG GTGGGGCGCCCGTGAGAACTGCGGCTGTGTCTACAGGCTGCGGGTCCGCCTGCTGGATGAATATGAAAATGAAGTGGTCAAGTTCTCGGCCTCACCCAACCCAGTACTTCAGTGGACTGAGAGCAGCTGCCGACAA GTCTCGCATGTCTTCACTGACTTTGGCAAAGGCATCCGATATGTGTCTTTTGAGCAGTATGGGAGAGACACGCGTTCCTGGGTGGGACACTACGGTGCCCTTGTGACCCACTCCAGTGTGCGCCTCAGGATCCGTCTGTCCTAG